The DNA segment TTCTGGCGGAACATCTTGCGGGTCGAGCCGGCGACCTCGCCTCGGGCGAGCGTCTGGACCGTGCCCTGCCGCTTGTTGGCGTGGTACATCACCAGCGCCTGTTTCAGGAGCGCGTTGCGCACCTCACCGCCGAGCTTTTGCTCGTCGACCTGGAAGGTGTCGATCTTGTCGCCCTTCTGGTTGAAAATCGGGACTTCGATCATCGTTTTGTCCTGTCATTTGTCACTTGTCACTAGTGGACCGTCAGCTTTGAAGCTGCGGGTAAAGACGCCGGAGTTTGATGCGGGCGTCGGTTGTCCGGAACTGCCAGTT comes from the Gemmatimonadaceae bacterium genome and includes:
- the rplD gene encoding 50S ribosomal protein L4, with amino-acid sequence MIEVPIFNQKGDKIDTFQVDEQKLGGEVRNALLKQALVMYHANKRQGTVQTLARGEVAGSTRKMFRQ